The following proteins are co-located in the Deinococcus metallilatus genome:
- the glmS gene encoding glutamine--fructose-6-phosphate transaminase (isomerizing): MCGIVGYIGSRQAQDVLISGLAKLEYRGYDSAGVAVGDGACIAVKKKAGKLANLSGELEQSPLAGTLGIGHTRWATHGLPNDTNAHPHATEDGRIVIIHNGIIENYLSLKEGLLARGHTFKSETDSEVLAHLIEEAYQGDLYEAVRAALGQVRGAYGIVVTHVDHREIVAARTVSPLVMGVGEGEMFLASDVPALLPYTRKMVFLHDGDMAVLNDDGYRLTDLAGNPVERPVDLIEWDAEAAEKGGFDTYMLKEIYEQPQALTNTLIGRLHDETGEVNLDINLDPQSFKRISIIACGTAYYAGLVGEYLIEQLARIPVEVDVASEYRYRNPLVSENTLAIVVSQSGETIDTLEALREAKKGGAKTLGVINAKGSSMTRELDDTLYIHAGPEIGVASTKAYTSMVSAFVLLALWLGRARGTLTEEQAQELLHAARELPRLVEEALAPERVESIRQVAEKYAHARDYLFLGRGVNAPTAFEGALKLKEISYIHAEAYAAGEMKHGPIALIDANLPVVVVATESRLLEKTISNVQEVKARSGKVIALLSDGDTENARHADDVLYVPRAHEMVSPVVNAVAMQLLAYFTATALGKDVDKPRNLAKSVTVE; the protein is encoded by the coding sequence ATGTGCGGAATCGTCGGTTATATCGGCAGTCGGCAGGCGCAGGACGTTCTGATCTCGGGCCTCGCCAAGCTGGAATATCGCGGCTACGACAGCGCGGGCGTCGCGGTGGGCGACGGGGCGTGCATCGCCGTGAAGAAGAAGGCGGGGAAGCTCGCCAACCTCAGCGGTGAGCTGGAGCAGTCGCCACTGGCGGGCACGCTGGGCATCGGCCACACCCGCTGGGCCACGCACGGCCTGCCCAACGACACCAACGCGCACCCCCACGCCACCGAGGACGGCAGGATCGTCATCATCCACAACGGGATCATCGAGAACTACCTCAGCCTCAAGGAAGGGCTGCTGGCGCGCGGGCACACCTTCAAGAGCGAGACGGACTCGGAGGTGCTGGCCCACCTGATCGAGGAGGCGTACCAGGGCGACCTGTATGAAGCCGTCCGGGCTGCCTTGGGGCAGGTGCGCGGCGCTTACGGCATCGTGGTGACGCATGTGGATCACCGCGAGATCGTGGCCGCCCGCACGGTCAGCCCCCTGGTGATGGGCGTCGGGGAAGGCGAGATGTTCCTGGCGTCGGACGTGCCCGCCCTGCTGCCCTACACCCGCAAGATGGTCTTCCTGCACGACGGTGACATGGCCGTGCTGAACGACGACGGGTACCGCCTCACCGATCTGGCGGGGAACCCGGTCGAGCGGCCGGTGGACCTGATCGAGTGGGACGCCGAGGCGGCGGAAAAGGGCGGCTTCGACACCTACATGCTCAAGGAAATCTACGAGCAGCCCCAGGCCCTCACCAACACGCTGATCGGCCGCCTGCACGACGAGACGGGCGAGGTGAACCTCGACATCAACCTCGACCCGCAGAGCTTCAAGCGCATCAGCATCATCGCCTGCGGCACGGCCTATTACGCCGGGCTGGTCGGTGAATATCTGATCGAGCAGCTCGCGCGGATTCCGGTTGAGGTGGACGTGGCCTCGGAGTACCGCTACCGCAATCCCCTCGTCAGCGAGAACACCCTCGCCATCGTGGTGAGCCAGTCGGGCGAGACGATTGACACGCTCGAAGCCCTGCGCGAGGCGAAGAAGGGCGGCGCGAAGACCCTGGGCGTGATCAACGCCAAGGGCAGCTCGATGACCCGCGAACTCGACGACACGCTGTACATCCACGCCGGGCCGGAAATCGGGGTGGCGAGCACCAAGGCGTACACGTCGATGGTCAGCGCCTTCGTGCTGCTCGCTCTCTGGCTGGGGCGCGCGCGCGGCACGCTGACGGAAGAGCAGGCGCAGGAACTCCTGCACGCCGCCCGCGAGCTGCCCCGCCTGGTGGAAGAAGCTCTCGCGCCCGAGCGGGTGGAGAGCATCAGGCAGGTGGCCGAGAAGTACGCCCACGCCCGCGACTACCTGTTCCTGGGACGCGGCGTGAACGCGCCGACCGCCTTCGAGGGTGCGCTGAAGCTCAAGGAGATCAGCTACATCCACGCCGAGGCCTACGCGGCGGGCGAGATGAAGCACGGCCCCATCGCCCTCATCGACGCGAACCTGCCGGTCGTGGTGGTCGCCACCGAGAGCCGCCTGCTCGAAAAGACCATCAGCAACGTGCAGGAGGTCAAGGCCCGCTCCGGCAAGGTGATTGCCCTCCTCAGCGACGGCGATACGGAAAACGCCCGCCACGCCGACGACGTGCTGTACGTGCCCCGCGCGCACGAGATGGTCAGCCCGGTGGTGAACGCGGTCGCCATGCAACTGCTGGCCTACTTCACCGCGACGGCGCTCGGCAAGGACGTGGACAAGCCGCGCAACCTGGCGAAGAGCGTGACGGTGGAGTAA
- a CDS encoding polysaccharide deacetylase family protein encodes MKRLCCLLFGLLGPAQALTPSLDAPGIVTHGPRTVREVALTFDADMTPGMEGELRRGQVRSFYNAGVVQALESTHTPATFFLTGMWAQVYPQQARALAQHPGFEIENHSFDHPGFSQPCYGLKAVARSDKAADIERAQAAIRGAAGVTPRYFRFPGGCATESDVKLAEAQGLQVIHWDVVGGDVNQPDPARIVRQVLDRVQPGSIVVLHVSGGHAPATGLALPAIISGLKARGYSFVTVQELLGPTATAHR; translated from the coding sequence ATGAAGCGCCTCTGCTGCCTGCTGTTCGGCCTGCTCGGCCCGGCCCAGGCCCTGACGCCCTCGCTGGACGCGCCCGGCATCGTGACCCACGGGCCGCGCACGGTCCGGGAGGTGGCCCTCACCTTCGACGCCGACATGACGCCCGGGATGGAAGGCGAACTCCGGCGCGGGCAGGTCCGCAGCTTCTACAACGCGGGGGTGGTGCAGGCGCTCGAAAGCACCCACACGCCCGCCACCTTCTTTCTGACCGGGATGTGGGCGCAGGTCTACCCCCAGCAGGCCCGCGCCCTGGCGCAGCACCCCGGCTTCGAGATCGAGAACCACAGCTTCGACCACCCCGGATTCTCGCAGCCCTGCTACGGCCTGAAAGCCGTCGCCCGGTCTGACAAGGCGGCCGACATCGAGCGGGCGCAGGCGGCCATCCGGGGAGCCGCCGGGGTGACCCCCCGGTACTTCCGCTTTCCGGGCGGCTGCGCCACCGAGAGCGACGTGAAACTGGCCGAAGCGCAGGGCCTCCAGGTGATCCACTGGGACGTGGTGGGCGGCGACGTGAACCAGCCCGACCCCGCCCGGATCGTCCGCCAGGTGCTGGACCGGGTGCAGCCGGGGAGCATCGTGGTGCTGCATGTCAGCGGCGGCCACGCGCCCGCCACGGGGCTGGCCCTGCCCGCCATCATCTCCGGCCTGAAGGCCCGGGGCTATTCGTTCGTGACGGTGCAGGAATTGCTGGGGCCTACCGCCACGGCACATCGGTAA
- a CDS encoding YqhA family protein — MSRHSSGELSKREWFSEVIGRTRFVVLIAVIAVLLVSFSLFLQGTVLALQTIYGTWRDLIAAGGDTPTGPLSVQFLEVVSTMLKAVVFYIIGVGLYSLFIKPLNLTSALGVESLSDLEQKVVSVVVVILGVTFLEHFIRWEDPLETLYFAGAFALAGGALVFFQRVHSGKGSDLQQPEAKLRARRELFEHDTEQREIREEDVQRAADTTDAQAAGKVGAGEGSG; from the coding sequence GTGAGTCGGCACTCTTCGGGGGAGCTTTCCAAGCGTGAGTGGTTCAGCGAGGTCATCGGGCGGACCCGCTTCGTGGTGCTGATCGCCGTGATCGCCGTGTTGCTGGTGTCCTTCAGCCTGTTTCTCCAGGGCACCGTCCTGGCGCTGCAAACCATCTATGGGACCTGGCGCGACCTGATCGCGGCGGGAGGTGACACCCCCACCGGGCCACTGTCGGTCCAGTTTCTGGAGGTGGTCAGCACCATGCTCAAGGCGGTGGTGTTCTACATCATCGGCGTGGGCCTGTACTCGCTCTTTATCAAGCCGCTGAACCTGACCTCGGCGCTGGGGGTGGAGAGCCTCAGCGACCTGGAGCAGAAGGTCGTGTCGGTGGTCGTCGTGATTCTGGGCGTGACCTTTCTGGAACACTTCATCCGCTGGGAGGACCCGCTGGAGACGCTGTACTTCGCCGGGGCCTTCGCGCTGGCGGGCGGGGCCCTGGTGTTCTTCCAGCGTGTCCACAGCGGAAAGGGCAGTGACCTCCAGCAGCCCGAGGCCAAGCTGCGCGCCCGCCGCGAATTGTTCGAGCACGACACCGAGCAGCGCGAGATCCGGGAAGAGGACGTGCAGCGGGCCGCCGACACCACGGACGCCCAGGCCGCCGGGAAGGTCGGTGCCGGGGAGGGCAGCGGCTGA
- a CDS encoding response regulator — protein sequence MTRPLRLLLVDDSLMDRHLAEEVFAEYAQLCTVTTVASGQAALDAMLGAQSELPDVVLLDINMPGLSGFEVLRAMKEHPRLVRIPVVMLTTSSHDQDITQAYTLHASSYLIKRMNFQDFVAQVEGFLEFWTKVRLTSWPEAAPS from the coding sequence GCCTGATGGACCGGCACCTCGCCGAGGAGGTGTTCGCCGAGTACGCCCAGCTGTGTACCGTCACCACCGTCGCCAGCGGTCAGGCGGCGCTGGACGCCATGCTGGGCGCGCAGTCCGAACTGCCCGACGTGGTCCTGCTGGACATCAACATGCCGGGCCTGTCCGGTTTCGAGGTGCTGCGGGCGATGAAGGAGCATCCCCGGCTCGTCCGGATTCCGGTGGTGATGTTGACCACCTCCAGCCACGACCAGGACATTACCCAGGCGTACACGCTGCACGCCAGTTCGTATCTGATCAAGCGCATGAATTTTCAGGACTTCGTGGCCCAGGTCGAGGGGTTCCTGGAATTCTGGACCAAGGTCCGCCTGACCTCCTGGCCCGAGGCTGCCCCGTCCTGA